AATTCAAACCGCGACAACCGTTGTTCTTGTCATCAGATTTGCGTCACATTTTATTGCCCAAGGAAGGCGATGGCGTGATAAATATCGCTCATGGAGCTCAAATTGGCGTGTGTTGTCCCGAATTTTGCGAAATGATGGAATGTCTCGGAAATACGACGTATCAAACGCCAGACGGCACAGAAATGGATTTGTTGGATGATTTTACATGTACATCGAACTTTGAGCCCCATATTTTACACACAAATACCGTTTGTTCAAACAAAGGTACCTTATTACGTGTTGGCTTTGACTTATTTATTGCGGGAGCGAAAAAGTTTCGTCGCTTGTATGACGTCTGTTATGACATGGAAGCAAGTAATCCAATCTTCGTTCGTCATGAGTTCTCTAAAACGAATTTGAAACAACAACCAAACGTCGACTGTCCTGACAATTGGAAATATCGCGGATATTTTGGAGGAATAAATGCTAACAATCGTTACACGAAGAGAATTGCCTTTGACAGTTTACGAGTGCAACTCAATCGTGCAAAGGCAGAAAAGTTAATTGATGTTAACAGTGCGAAAAAATTCCTTGCTCGAGGTCATTTGGCGCCAAAAGGAGATTTTGTGTTTGCTCCAAAGAAACTCATCACGTGTCATTTAATAAACGCTGCTCCCCAATGGCAAAGCATCAACAATGGAAATTGGTCGAACATGGAAGAtggcatcaaaaaaattgtcaaaaacaaTCCCGATTACATTTTGGAAATATTTACCGGTACATTTGGCATTTTCGCATATGATAATGTCCCGTTGTATCTTATACCCGGAAATCCCGATAAAATTCCCATTCCAAAggcattttacaaaataattcacGTTATTCAAACGGATGAATGGTTCGTCATCGTTAGTGTCAACAATCCGTACATAAAACGCGAGTCAATTGAAAATCGCATACACGGTTACACGATTTGCAACGACATTTGCGGGCAAAAATACGAAAGATACTACAAGTGTgacgacaaacaaaaaatggagaaatcAAAAAAGGCTGAAAAGGCATACATTGAAGCAGGTTACATGTATATGTGCGACTTGAATGACTTTTTGACAGGACTGCGACAACATTATCAACTCGAATTAAACttgaatttaagtaaaaaatagaaaaaaaacgttgatCGTATCTGTACAAGTAGAATATTTACACGTAGAATAGtgttttatagaaaatatgtctcaataaattttacgattgATTCGTAGCATTTCGTTATCAAGTCAACTTTGATTCTCTTAAAGTCTTCAATAATTGCCAACATGCGCcgctgtttaaaaattttcagttcattGCGCGCAGtgtacaatttttgaacaaaaaaaaaagaaaagtatcAAATTCATCCCCTTTTCATCGCCacactgaaataattttagacaatTATTTTGGATCTCAACTTACTCAGCTAGACATACGGGAATCATTTCTATGGTTACGAATCACAGCACACcctgttttgttgttttttttttcgtgaaatgatGCACAGAAAAGCATATGTCGAATAAATGTTCGGTTAATTAGTGTCATATTTGTATCAAAGATGAATAATTGAACaggtttttggaaaaaaaaaaaaatcaaaataaatagttttaatacAGATGTACAAAGTTGTCTCCATGGACCGTGAAAGTAGGGTTAATGATTTATGCGCATTTACTTTACATGACTTCGACACgggtaaactttttttttgttttagggaAAAGTTA
The sequence above is drawn from the Culicoides brevitarsis isolate CSIRO-B50_1 chromosome 1, AGI_CSIRO_Cbre_v1, whole genome shotgun sequence genome and encodes:
- the LOC134838253 gene encoding uncharacterized protein LOC134838253 — translated: MRIKMRSIFAANLIQMWFVCVCSSILQRGCQIKVTDKFKPRQPLFLSSDLRHILLPKEGDGVINIAHGAQIGVCCPEFCEMMECLGNTTYQTPDGTEMDLLDDFTCTSNFEPHILHTNTVCSNKGTLLRVGFDLFIAGAKKFRRLYDVCYDMEASNPIFVRHEFSKTNLKQQPNVDCPDNWKYRGYFGGINANNRYTKRIAFDSLRVQLNRAKAEKLIDVNSAKKFLARGHLAPKGDFVFAPKKLITCHLINAAPQWQSINNGNWSNMEDGIKKIVKNNPDYILEIFTGTFGIFAYDNVPLYLIPGNPDKIPIPKAFYKIIHVIQTDEWFVIVSVNNPYIKRESIENRIHGYTICNDICGQKYERYYKCDDKQKMEKSKKAEKAYIEAGYMYMCDLNDFLTGLRQHYQLELNLNLSKK